One Nitrospirota bacterium DNA segment encodes these proteins:
- a CDS encoding MTH1187 family thiamine-binding protein translates to MVLLEFSMSPLGKGESVGKYVSRSLDIIDKSGVDYRLNPMGTVLEGEWDEVFAVVKQCYVRMKKDCGRISCTIKVDYRKGPKGRLTSKVASVERQLKRTVKT, encoded by the coding sequence ATGGTCTTATTGGAATTCAGCATGTCGCCATTGGGCAAGGGAGAGAGTGTCGGCAAGTATGTGTCGCGCTCGCTCGATATTATCGATAAGAGCGGAGTGGACTATCGGTTGAATCCGATGGGGACGGTGCTTGAAGGGGAGTGGGATGAGGTCTTTGCCGTCGTCAAGCAATGTTATGTGCGGATGAAGAAAGATTGCGGCCGTATTTCCTGTACGATCAAAGTCGACTACCGGAAAGGCCCCAAGGGCCGGCTCACGAGCAAAGTTGCCAGTGTGGAACGACAACTCAAGCGAACAGTGAAAACATAA
- a CDS encoding bifunctional precorrin-2 dehydrogenase/sirohydrochlorin ferrochelatase produces MAANSGFPLSLDVKGYPVLVLGGDEEASEKTQRLLDAGAKVTVVAPSLNDTLKDLAASAKVVHRGRHFRDTDLESAILVMNMVRGDRDFSRALFAKAREKKFLLWSVDQPECSTVTMPAVVVSGHLRVAISTSGVAPALSGFMKEDMEKIFGEEFAAFVEWLGELREQTKANEPEFEKRRALLREALDGFRVLGKVQYPKVWLDERAKLAVVPGIKGEA; encoded by the coding sequence TTGTCTCTGGATGTGAAGGGGTACCCGGTGCTTGTGCTCGGGGGAGACGAGGAGGCCTCGGAGAAAACTCAGCGGTTGTTGGACGCAGGGGCGAAGGTGACCGTCGTGGCACCGTCGCTCAACGATACGCTCAAGGATTTGGCTGCGTCGGCGAAGGTGGTTCATCGTGGACGCCATTTTCGCGATACCGATTTGGAAAGCGCGATTCTCGTGATGAATATGGTGCGAGGGGATCGCGACTTTTCGCGCGCGCTCTTCGCGAAGGCGCGGGAGAAAAAGTTCCTCTTGTGGTCGGTCGACCAGCCGGAATGCTCAACGGTGACGATGCCGGCAGTCGTGGTATCCGGTCATCTCCGTGTCGCGATCAGTACAAGCGGGGTGGCTCCGGCTCTGTCAGGTTTCATGAAGGAAGATATGGAAAAGATTTTCGGCGAGGAGTTTGCCGCCTTTGTGGAATGGCTTGGCGAACTTCGGGAGCAGACCAAGGCGAATGAGCCGGAGTTCGAAAAACGTCGGGCTCTGTTGCGTGAGGCACTGGATGGGTTTCGCGTATTAGGCAAGGTCCAGTATCCGAAGGTGTGGCTTGATGAACGGGCGAAGCTTGCGGTCGTGCCTGGGATCAAGGGGGAAGCGTAA